In Mesorhizobium shangrilense, the genomic stretch CCGATCGTCGAAAGCCGAACTGCGCGCCCGAAGCGGTGGACAAGGTCGTGGCGATGCCGGGTGTGGCGGTAGCCACAAAGGCAAACAAGATGAGCGGGAGGATGGGATGGAGCATGGGAGGCCCTTTGTCGAAGGCCCCATGGTAAACCCGGGCTGACATCCGTAAATGCAATGTTTGCGATGGTTAGCATTAGTGTTTATAATGCAACCATGATCCGAAATCTCGACATGGCGCTGATCCGAACCTTCGTGGCGGTCGCCGACAAGGCCAGCATGACGGCGGCTGCCAATGCGCTGCATCTGACGCAGGGCGCGGTCAGCCAGCAGGTCAAGCGGCTGGAGGAGACGCTCGGCTCCAGCCTGTTCGAGCGCGACCGGCGCGGCCTGAGGCTGACGCGCGCCGGCGAGCAGCTGTTCGGCAGGGCCAAGCGCCTGCTTGGCCTCAATGACGAGATCTGGGCCGAGATGGCGGGCGCCGTGGTGGCCGGACGGGTGAGACTCGGCGTGCCCTACGACCTTGTCGGCACCGTGCTGGCGCCGGTGCTGAAGGCCTATGCCAATGCCTATCCTCAGGTCGAGATTTCTCTGGTCTGCGCCTCGTCGCCGGAACTGACCGCGGCATTGGCGGCGGGCACCATAGACCTTGCCGTGATCGAGGAGCGGGTCGGCTCAACGGAGGGCGAATGCCTGGCCATCGACCGGCTGGTCTGGGTCGGCGCCAAGGGTGGCGTTGCGCGCGCCAAGCGGCCGCTGCCGGTGTCGATGGTGGCGGATACTTGCGCGTTTCGCCCGGCGGTGCTGATGGCGCTGAACGAGCACGGGCTGGAATGGCGCACGGTGTTCGAGAACGGCAATATCGACGCGACGACGGCGACGGTGCGTTCGGACCTCGCCGTCACCACCTGGCTGGCCTCGGCCGTGCCTGGCGATCTCGACATTCTCTCGGATCCGGCGCTGCCGGCCCTGCCGAATTTTGCGATCAACCTGCATCTGCCGGGGCATGACGTCGGGTCGGCGGCGCGGGAGTTCGCGCGGTATATTCGAGATGGCTTGGCGCGGTCGCGCCAGGCGGCTTGAGCGGCCTTGCGGAACCCAGGTCCTGAAAAGCTACTTCAAGTTCTTCCGCCGTTCGACCTCCGCATCCGACAGCGTCTCCGGCGCAAACGACCCAACCTTGATCTCGCCCGAGCGCTCATACGTCGTCATGATGACGCCGGTGCTGGACGCCTGCGAGCGGGTGAGCTTGAAGGCGGCGGGCATTGTTCCCTGACCGAACAGCCGCTTGCCCTTGCCCAGCACCAGCGGGAAGATCAGCAGGCTGATCTCGTCGATCAGATCGTGGGTGAGCAAGGTCTGGATCAGTTCGCTCGACCCCTGGAGCAGCAGGTCCGGGCCGTCCTCTGTTTTCAGCTTGCGCAGTGTCGCCACGACATCGAACCCGAGCGACTGGCTGTTCTGCCAGGACAGTGAATCGGGCCGGTGCGTCGCCACATATTTGGTGACGGCGTTGAAGCTCTCGGCGATCGGGTCGTCCTTCTGGTGCGGCCAATGCGCCGCGAAGATGTCGTAGGTGTTGCGGCCGAGCAGCAGCGCATAGGGTTTCGAGAACGTCTCGCCCATGAACGCGCCCATCGCGTCGTCCCAGTAGTGAAACGTCCAGCCGCCGAACTTGAAACCGCCGGCCGGATCCTCTTCCGGACCGCCCGGCGCCTGCATGACGCCGTCGAGGCTGACGAATGTCGCGGCAATGATCTTTCTCATGGGATGCTCCCTGTTTTCCTATCCGCACCGTCTGGGCCGGACTTCGGTCCAAGGACGGACGGGCAGCTACCTGCCCGACATGGGCCGCGAAATTCCTGGCGCCCTTTTCGTGACCAAGGCTTTCAGCGTCAATCTCTGGACCGGGCATCGAGCCCACGCGATGAGAACCAGATGTCGTCGAAAATGGCGGTGGCTGTACGGTCCGGGGGCTTGTCGGCGATCAACTGGAGCGAGCGGCTGCGCGCGGCCTGCTGGCGGCTGGGAATCTTCGCCGTGGGGCCTGCCACGGACGCGCCGCTGCACGGAATGAACCACGAACCCATGAACGGATCGCAAGCAAAACCATTGGCGGTGCGGGTCACCAGCACGGCGAAGGCGACGCGCTCGGCCGGACGCCACGGGAAGACCAGGCGTCCGCCGGGATTGAGCGCCTTCAGCCATTGCACGGGCGGCACTGCCACGCCGGCATTGACGTAGATGATGTCCGACGGCGGCAGGTTCGTCTTGACCGCATCTCCCTGGACAACCGTCACATTGCCGTAGGATTCCAGGTTCTTGCGCGCCCGGGCGGCAAGGTCGGCCTCCAGTTCGAAGGCGGTGACAGCGCCGGGCGAAGCCAGCCGCGCCAGCAGCGCTGTGTAATAGCCCGTGCCGGCGCCGATGTGGGTGACAGTCTCGCCGGGCCTGGGAGCCAGCCTGCCGATCCACATGGCGTGCAGGAACGGCTCGCCATTGTTGATGCCCTTGTCGGCATCGAGTGCCACCAGCACGTTCTGGTAGACATGGACGGGATCGGCACTTGGCGTTGTGATCTTGCCCTTGCCGGCGATGACCGTCCATGGTCCGGGACCAAGGAAGGCCTCGCGCGGCACCTCGGCGAAGACCGCCTCCAGGCGCGGATCGGCCGAGCCGGCATTGGCGG encodes the following:
- a CDS encoding LysR family transcriptional regulator; its protein translation is MIRNLDMALIRTFVAVADKASMTAAANALHLTQGAVSQQVKRLEETLGSSLFERDRRGLRLTRAGEQLFGRAKRLLGLNDEIWAEMAGAVVAGRVRLGVPYDLVGTVLAPVLKAYANAYPQVEISLVCASSPELTAALAAGTIDLAVIEERVGSTEGECLAIDRLVWVGAKGGVARAKRPLPVSMVADTCAFRPAVLMALNEHGLEWRTVFENGNIDATTATVRSDLAVTTWLASAVPGDLDILSDPALPALPNFAINLHLPGHDVGSAAREFARYIRDGLARSRQAA
- a CDS encoding dihydrofolate reductase family protein, with product MRKIIAATFVSLDGVMQAPGGPEEDPAGGFKFGGWTFHYWDDAMGAFMGETFSKPYALLLGRNTYDIFAAHWPHQKDDPIAESFNAVTKYVATHRPDSLSWQNSQSLGFDVVATLRKLKTEDGPDLLLQGSSELIQTLLTHDLIDEISLLIFPLVLGKGKRLFGQGTMPAAFKLTRSQASSTGVIMTTYERSGEIKVGSFAPETLSDAEVERRKNLK
- a CDS encoding protein-L-isoaspartate O-methyltransferase family protein, which produces MSKIEDARKFYARLMAANAGSADPRLEAVFAEVPREAFLGPGPWTVIAGKGKITTPSADPVHVYQNVLVALDADKGINNGEPFLHAMWIGRLAPRPGETVTHIGAGTGYYTALLARLASPGAVTAFELEADLAARARKNLESYGNVTVVQGDAVKTNLPPSDIIYVNAGVAVPPVQWLKALNPGGRLVFPWRPAERVAFAVLVTRTANGFACDPFMGSWFIPCSGASVAGPTAKIPSRQQAARSRSLQLIADKPPDRTATAIFDDIWFSSRGLDARSRD